One window of Oryza brachyantha chromosome 12, ObraRS2, whole genome shotgun sequence genomic DNA carries:
- the LOC102711392 gene encoding uncharacterized protein LOC102711392 isoform X2, translating into MGCSSMDKEEEETRKAIRHYTVVKGLELPQKMKRAAGRPRIQRIRCALEPGAKRVRCKRCQGFGHFEKTCRLAESQHVGDEGTGGTPRKRKRTEEASSSQAGKKKKTAAKKKTPKKTKTPQKKKDARAAAKPPARVVRNLSSWLSS; encoded by the exons ATGGGATGTTCTTCCATGGataaggaggaagaagaaacaag AAAAGCAATTAGGCACTATACTGTTGTGAAAGGCCTAGAGTTGCCACAAAAAATGAAGAGAGCAGCAGGAAGGCCTAGAATACAAAGGATAAGATGTGCACTTGAACCTGGTGCTAAGAGGGTGAGATGCAAAAGATGCCAAGGCTTTGGCCATTTTGAAAAAACTTGTAGGCTTGCTGAATCACAGCACGTGGGTGATGAGGGTACTGGTGGCACTCCAAGAAAGAG GAAGAGGACAGAGGAAGCCTCATCAAGCCAGGCCggcaagaagaaaaaaacagctGCGAAGAAGAAAACCCCCAAGAAGACCAAAACCCctcagaagaaaaaagatgcaAGGGCTGCTGCCAAGCCGCCGGCTAGAGTAGTTAGGAATTTATCTAGTTGGCTGTCATCTTGA
- the LOC102711392 gene encoding uncharacterized protein LOC102711392 isoform X1 codes for MFEMYKDEMHDELMVIAVDSALCDESARTVEPPEPLCVLPPSQPGQFASASKVADSNEPANKETDDTLPDVFDLEEEYVGVNDEGLYIECNPPIGTADASCAVPDDENPGEPSGTDQPIGEVEVTDDDPEEFNVLHNPEMPVIEEHSIFSDITTFRKAIRHYTVVKGLELPQKMKRAAGRPRIQRIRCALEPGAKRVRCKRCQGFGHFEKTCRLAESQHVGDEGTGGTPRKRKRTEEASSSQAGKKKKTAAKKKTPKKTKTPQKKKDARAAAKPPARVVRNLSSWLSS; via the exons ATGTTTGAGATGTACAAGGATGAAATGCATGATGAACTTATGGTTATAGCGGTTGATAGTGCATTGTGTGATGAGAGTGCTAGAACCGTAGAACCACCAGAGCCTTTGTGTGTTCTTCCACCTAGTCAACCTGGGCAGTTTGCATCTGCATCTAAAGTGGCAGATTCCAATGAACCTGCAAACAAAGAAACAGATGATACATTGCCTGATGTGTTTGATTTGGAGGAGGAGTATGTAGGGGTGAATGATGAGGGGCTTTATATTGAATGCAATCCTCCCATTGGTACTGCTGATGCATCTTGTGCTGTACCTGATGATGAAAACCCTGGAGAGCCTTCTGGGACTGATCAACCTATTGGAGAGGTTGAGGTCACTGATGATGATCCAGAGGAGTTCAATGTGTTGCATAACCCCGAGATGCCAGTCATTGAGGAGCATTCAATTTTTTCTGACATAACCACATTCAGAAAAGCAATTAGGCACTATACTGTTGTGAAAGGCCTAGAGTTGCCACAAAAAATGAAGAGAGCAGCAGGAAGGCCTAGAATACAAAGGATAAGATGTGCACTTGAACCTGGTGCTAAGAGGGTGAGATGCAAAAGATGCCAAGGCTTTGGCCATTTTGAAAAAACTTGTAGGCTTGCTGAATCACAGCACGTGGGTGATGAGGGTACTGGTGGCACTCCAAGAAAGAG GAAGAGGACAGAGGAAGCCTCATCAAGCCAGGCCggcaagaagaaaaaaacagctGCGAAGAAGAAAACCCCCAAGAAGACCAAAACCCctcagaagaaaaaagatgcaAGGGCTGCTGCCAAGCCGCCGGCTAGAGTAGTTAGGAATTTATCTAGTTGGCTGTCATCTTGA